A genomic stretch from Marinimicrobium sp. C6131 includes:
- the lptF gene encoding LPS export ABC transporter permease LptF, giving the protein MIIFRYLNREILVTTLAVSSVLLLIFMSGRFVKYLADAAAGELAVDVLFTIMGYRLPGFLELIIPLGFFIAILLAYGRLYTDSEMVVLSACGISQAQLVIITLIPAVMLSVLVGLLSLWISPTGARATETILAEQRTRSEFDTIQPGRFQALGDSNSMAYITEVSEDRTRLQTLFVAQGGREAGAERHSVLVAEYAEQAMHPEYEQRYLYLHNGRRYEGQPGAADYEVTEFDTFAQYMKPPNIEASMRGQSDTWSTAELIGAEDLERRTTLQWRLSLPVLVLVVALMAVPFSRTDPRRGRYAKMLPAIVLYMLYLGTLSGLRGALESGSFPLMPGFWLVHGVFLAIALLMLSWQNLKLGRQKRRSRRAAHA; this is encoded by the coding sequence GTGATTATTTTTCGCTATCTCAATCGGGAGATCCTTGTGACGACTCTGGCGGTCAGCAGTGTACTGCTGCTGATTTTCATGAGTGGTCGCTTTGTCAAATACCTGGCCGATGCGGCCGCCGGTGAGCTGGCGGTGGATGTGCTGTTCACCATCATGGGTTACCGGTTGCCGGGCTTTCTTGAGCTGATCATCCCGCTGGGCTTTTTTATCGCCATCCTGCTGGCCTACGGTCGACTGTACACCGACAGCGAAATGGTCGTGCTGTCGGCCTGTGGTATCAGCCAGGCGCAGTTGGTCATTATTACCCTGATTCCCGCCGTCATGCTCTCCGTACTGGTGGGACTGCTCAGTCTCTGGATCAGTCCCACCGGCGCCCGCGCGACCGAAACCATTCTGGCCGAGCAGCGAACCCGCAGCGAGTTCGATACCATCCAGCCGGGTCGCTTTCAGGCGTTGGGCGACTCCAACTCCATGGCCTACATTACCGAAGTCAGCGAGGATCGCACCCGCCTGCAGACGTTGTTTGTCGCACAGGGCGGCCGCGAAGCGGGGGCCGAACGGCATTCGGTTCTGGTGGCCGAGTATGCCGAGCAGGCCATGCACCCGGAGTACGAGCAGCGCTATCTGTACCTGCACAATGGCCGACGTTATGAAGGGCAGCCCGGCGCGGCGGATTACGAGGTGACCGAGTTCGATACCTTCGCCCAGTACATGAAACCCCCCAATATCGAAGCGAGCATGCGCGGCCAGTCCGATACCTGGAGCACGGCGGAACTGATCGGTGCGGAGGATCTCGAGCGGCGCACGACCCTGCAGTGGCGGCTGTCCCTGCCGGTGTTGGTTCTGGTGGTGGCCCTGATGGCGGTGCCGTTCAGCCGCACCGATCCGCGTCGCGGCCGCTACGCCAAAATGTTGCCCGCCATTGTGCTCTACATGCTGTATCTCGGGACCCTGAGTGGTTTGCGTGGCGCGCTGGAGTCGGGCAGCTTCCCGTTGATGCCGGGGTTCTGGTTGGTGCACGGCGTGTTTCTGGCCATTGCCCTGCTGATGCTGAGCTGGCAGAACCTCAAGCTGGGGCGTCAGAAGCGGCGGTCGAGGAGGGCAGCGCATGCGTAA
- the lptG gene encoding LPS export ABC transporter permease LptG — translation MRKISRYIARTVFAAIALVLLVVLSLDLIGGFIDEVADLRADYDVSEALIYIALTMPGRIYEYIPYASLIGCLAGLGLLASSSELVVMRAAGVSVVRITWLVLKPVFVFIGIGLVLGEYVTPYTDQVAESRRAVALGGQRALNTERGLWHREGNEFLYFNAVQPNGILHGITRYRFNEERQLEQASYAEQATFQQGYWQEEGVSVTHFEEEGTRVDAYALRRWKTDLTPDLLNIIALPPEGLSIRNLVYYVDYLAEQQLENSEYRLAFWEKALQPLATVSLVLVAISFIFGPLREVTMGQRIFTGVVFGIAFQLTQSLLGPSSLVFGFPPLLAVLIPIAACAAFGLLLLSRTR, via the coding sequence ATGCGTAAGATCAGTCGCTATATCGCCCGCACCGTTTTTGCGGCCATCGCCCTGGTGTTGCTGGTGGTCCTGTCACTGGATCTGATCGGCGGCTTTATCGACGAGGTCGCCGACCTGCGCGCCGACTATGATGTGTCCGAGGCGTTGATCTATATCGCGCTGACCATGCCCGGGCGCATCTATGAATACATTCCCTACGCCAGCCTGATCGGCTGTCTGGCCGGCCTCGGTCTGCTGGCAAGTTCCAGCGAGTTGGTGGTGATGCGAGCCGCCGGCGTGTCGGTGGTCCGTATTACCTGGCTGGTGCTCAAGCCGGTGTTTGTGTTTATCGGCATCGGTCTGGTGCTGGGGGAATATGTCACCCCCTATACGGATCAGGTAGCAGAAAGTCGGCGTGCGGTCGCATTGGGCGGGCAGCGGGCCCTGAATACCGAGCGCGGTCTCTGGCACCGCGAAGGCAATGAGTTTCTGTATTTCAACGCGGTACAACCGAACGGAATACTGCACGGTATCACCCGTTACCGGTTCAATGAAGAGCGACAACTCGAACAGGCCAGCTATGCCGAGCAGGCGACGTTTCAGCAGGGTTATTGGCAGGAGGAGGGCGTGTCGGTCACCCACTTCGAAGAAGAGGGTACCCGGGTAGACGCCTACGCGTTGCGGCGCTGGAAGACCGACCTGACCCCGGATCTGCTGAATATCATCGCCTTGCCTCCCGAAGGCCTGTCGATCCGCAATCTGGTTTATTACGTGGACTATCTGGCGGAACAACAACTGGAGAACAGCGAATACCGGTTGGCTTTCTGGGAAAAAGCCCTGCAACCCCTGGCGACGGTGAGCCTGGTGTTGGTGGCGATTTCGTTCATCTTCGGTCCGCTTCGGGAAGTGACCATGGGCCAGCGCATTTTCACCGGCGTGGTGTTCGGTATCGCCTTCCAATTGACCCAGAGCCTGCTTGGGCCCTCCAGCCTGGTGTTCGGTTTCCCGCCACTGCTGGCGGTGCTGATCCCCATTGCCGCCTGCGCCGCCTTCGGCCTGCTCCTGCTAAGCCGTACCCGGTAA
- a CDS encoding RDD family protein translates to MTDAKNTPRPAGLLRRFAAMVYDSLLLIAVGLAYGALVTLLNVLIQGAPAEREAIEWGYWRFPVFIGLIAVWVGFFYYFWGRSGQTLGMRAWRLKLTDAASGQLPAPRQRLTRGLLAPLSLLLAGLGYFWLWVDPKGHTLHGRLSGTRVWLMPKEPKT, encoded by the coding sequence GTGACCGACGCCAAAAACACACCACGCCCCGCCGGATTGCTTCGCCGTTTCGCCGCCATGGTGTATGACAGCCTGCTGCTGATTGCCGTGGGACTGGCCTACGGCGCGCTGGTGACGCTGCTCAATGTACTGATTCAGGGTGCACCGGCCGAGCGCGAAGCCATTGAGTGGGGTTATTGGCGATTTCCCGTGTTCATCGGGCTGATTGCGGTATGGGTAGGCTTTTTCTACTACTTCTGGGGACGCTCGGGACAGACGCTGGGCATGCGGGCCTGGCGATTGAAGCTGACCGACGCGGCTTCCGGTCAGTTGCCGGCGCCCCGGCAACGACTGACGCGAGGGCTGCTCGCGCCCTTGTCGCTACTTCTTGCTGGGCTGGGTTATTTCTGGCTGTGGGTGGACCCGAAAGGCCACACTCTGCACGGGCGCCTGAGCGGCACCCGTGTGTGGTTGATGCCCAAGGAGCCCAAGACGTAG
- a CDS encoding adenylate/guanylate cyclase domain-containing protein, translated as MTALNRTLAIMFADVSGSSALYKRLGNLLAKRSVDGAIEIMTQVTEGYQGHVVKTLGDEVMARFDTAQAACDAAVAMQREARHAGVALRIGIAFGPALLDDNDVFGEAVNDAAFVSKVARANQIVLTQTLVDELQGAMREQCQEFDRVAVKGETRHSLIYRLQWETPTQSHSATTVMSIEEIAGKMSRYQLHLTLGDEQLTIHPEQTPYIIGRDPIKAHLHIQSGLASRDHCHVIFRRGKFVLVDHSTNGTYVSGPDQPEIYLRREEFPLFGSGTISIGQPAERAGEWLIHYQL; from the coding sequence ATGACCGCGCTTAATCGGACATTGGCCATCATGTTTGCCGACGTTTCCGGCAGTTCCGCGCTTTATAAGCGCCTGGGCAACCTGCTGGCAAAACGCTCGGTGGACGGCGCCATCGAGATCATGACTCAAGTGACCGAGGGCTATCAGGGGCATGTGGTCAAAACCCTCGGTGACGAGGTGATGGCCCGCTTCGATACCGCTCAGGCCGCCTGCGACGCGGCCGTTGCCATGCAGCGCGAAGCCCGCCACGCCGGGGTGGCCCTGCGTATCGGCATCGCCTTCGGCCCCGCACTGCTGGATGACAACGATGTGTTCGGAGAAGCCGTCAACGACGCGGCCTTCGTCTCCAAGGTGGCCCGCGCCAACCAGATTGTGCTCACCCAGACGCTGGTGGACGAACTTCAGGGCGCCATGCGTGAGCAGTGCCAGGAATTCGACCGGGTGGCCGTGAAGGGCGAAACCCGGCACAGCCTGATTTACCGCCTGCAGTGGGAAACGCCCACCCAGAGCCACAGCGCCACGACGGTGATGTCGATCGAAGAGATCGCCGGGAAAATGAGCCGCTATCAGCTACACCTGACGCTGGGTGACGAGCAACTGACCATCCACCCCGAACAGACGCCCTATATCATCGGCCGAGACCCGATCAAGGCTCATCTGCACATACAGTCTGGCCTCGCTTCCCGGGATCACTGCCATGTGATTTTCCGGCGCGGCAAGTTTGTGCTGGTGGACCACAGCACCAACGGCACCTACGTCTCGGGCCCGGATCAGCCGGAAATTTACCTGCGCCGGGAGGAGTTTCCGCTGTTCGGTTCGGGCACCATCTCTATCGGCCAACCGGCGGAGCGTGCCGGTGAATGGCTGATTCACTACCAACTGTAA
- a CDS encoding DUF4402 domain-containing protein produces MMKRAKLSAIFLASGLMLSAGHTLAVDATDTFTATAALEEGLSVDCASGNVDFGTIAVPSGYAGGDTVTVAAATGETAATAGNLVVTGGSVLTCSVTGATTATAALSDGSATFTTDTLAGVTLTESGSSDTMLADITLSKATGIAAEDIYIGGSLTVPQNNTFGTYTSDTITLTVTE; encoded by the coding sequence ATGATGAAACGGGCTAAATTAAGTGCAATATTTCTGGCATCTGGCTTGATGTTGAGCGCAGGTCATACTCTGGCGGTCGATGCTACCGATACGTTTACCGCGACGGCGGCACTGGAGGAAGGTCTTTCTGTAGATTGTGCCAGTGGCAACGTTGACTTTGGCACAATCGCTGTACCTTCAGGTTATGCAGGGGGCGACACGGTGACAGTTGCCGCCGCCACTGGTGAAACGGCAGCCACCGCGGGGAACCTGGTCGTGACGGGAGGCTCAGTGCTGACCTGCAGCGTGACGGGCGCAACCACCGCGACCGCAGCACTCAGCGACGGCTCCGCAACCTTCACCACTGACACATTGGCCGGCGTAACTCTCACCGAGTCAGGTTCATCGGATACCATGCTCGCCGACATAACCTTATCCAAAGCCACCGGCATTGCCGCTGAAGATATTTACATCGGTGGTTCCTTGACAGTTCCTCAGAATAACACCTTTGGAACCTACACCTCGGACACAATTACCCTGACCGTCACAGAATAA
- a CDS encoding DUF4402 domain-containing protein, with protein sequence MTLSRRALYGAFLVCALSATRFSWGQASDLPVIVNTGPALEVNCDTNLNFGAILIAGDSEGGAVQLLAEASAVATITGGSGLALAGASQPARCSVTAVSGTTVTLSLSGGGGVFDPATGVLSGALLSSSGNDTVSVDLSLSHIGGEPGTSEEAEPVYIGGTLSIPAGASAIYGVYEEVFTITVVED encoded by the coding sequence ATGACTCTGTCAAGAAGAGCGTTATACGGTGCTTTCCTTGTGTGTGCACTGTCGGCAACACGTTTTTCCTGGGGGCAGGCCAGTGATCTACCGGTAATCGTCAATACAGGGCCGGCTTTGGAGGTCAACTGCGATACCAATCTCAATTTCGGGGCCATCCTCATCGCCGGAGACAGCGAGGGGGGAGCAGTTCAGTTGCTGGCCGAGGCCTCTGCCGTCGCCACGATCACAGGCGGCAGTGGGCTTGCATTGGCGGGAGCTTCTCAGCCGGCTCGATGTTCGGTGACGGCCGTATCGGGTACAACTGTCACGCTCTCTCTGAGCGGTGGAGGCGGAGTGTTCGATCCGGCAACCGGAGTGCTGTCAGGGGCTCTGCTTAGCAGTTCTGGAAATGACACAGTGTCCGTTGACTTGAGTTTGAGCCATATCGGGGGTGAACCTGGTACATCTGAAGAGGCCGAACCGGTTTACATTGGTGGTACGCTCTCCATACCCGCCGGTGCCTCGGCAATTTACGGGGTGTACGAAGAGGTGTTTACGATTACGGTAGTAGAGGACTGA
- a CDS encoding GDYXXLXY domain-containing protein, with product MRRGIALVTAAAILVLVNFSIYEKEQHLAHGEILYLELAPVDPRSLIQGDYMTLRFEIGDQIRDAVRSNGQADGEPDDTSEGYAIVRLDEQSIAHFVRLAASNTALEEDQRALFYRQRNGRILFATNAFFFQEGQAERYEAARYGRFRVNEQGEPLLVGLHDEGLKPLAPDNAK from the coding sequence ATGCGTAGGGGAATTGCGCTGGTGACCGCCGCGGCCATATTGGTGCTCGTCAATTTTTCCATTTACGAAAAGGAGCAGCACCTCGCCCACGGCGAAATCCTATATCTTGAGCTCGCTCCGGTGGACCCGCGCTCGCTGATACAGGGGGATTACATGACGCTCCGTTTTGAGATCGGCGATCAGATCCGTGACGCCGTCCGCTCAAACGGACAGGCCGACGGTGAACCCGACGACACTTCCGAAGGCTACGCCATCGTGCGTCTGGATGAGCAGAGTATCGCGCACTTTGTCCGACTCGCCGCGTCAAACACCGCCCTTGAGGAAGATCAGCGCGCCCTGTTCTATCGTCAACGTAACGGCCGGATTCTGTTCGCCACCAACGCCTTCTTTTTTCAGGAGGGGCAGGCGGAGCGTTATGAGGCGGCCCGCTACGGGCGGTTTCGGGTGAACGAGCAAGGCGAGCCGTTGTTGGTAGGGTTGCATGATGAGGGGTTGAAACCTCTAGCCCCTGACAACGCCAAGTAG
- a CDS encoding DUF4401 domain-containing protein encodes MTQNTDASRRLTEAGIDLQPGNDQGPVIPWYLLVLQGIGGWLAALFLMGFLGLGFIQALDKPAIALALGLLLIGGAFGLLRHRQSVFLEQLVLASSLAGQLLVAYAIAYWLDDINALFWVGMLILHSALALLMASPLHRIFSALFAGVSLFFLGVETGAVYGIPPVVLGITCVLWLNEFHYPQHRNALKCIAMGLTLGLLIMQYLIRFPELVEDSLSIAWLPHWLGEWLTGATLGYLAYRVIRVNQMELTGRALIISAVTLVLLCLASSYAFGLTQGAALIALGFAISHRIVMGLGILSLLFSISTYYYRLDLTLLEKSFTLLTLGLFFLAVRYGLNRWSASHSGDVTDA; translated from the coding sequence ATGACCCAGAACACTGACGCATCGCGCCGCCTCACCGAAGCCGGTATCGACCTTCAACCGGGCAACGATCAAGGGCCGGTGATTCCCTGGTACCTGCTTGTCCTTCAGGGGATCGGTGGCTGGCTGGCCGCGCTGTTTCTTATGGGTTTTCTCGGTTTGGGGTTTATTCAAGCCCTGGATAAACCGGCCATCGCGCTGGCGTTGGGTTTGTTGCTGATCGGTGGCGCCTTTGGTTTATTGCGTCACCGACAGAGCGTTTTTCTGGAGCAGTTGGTATTGGCGTCCAGCCTCGCGGGTCAATTGCTGGTCGCCTATGCCATCGCCTACTGGCTCGATGATATCAACGCCCTGTTCTGGGTGGGAATGTTGATTCTGCATTCAGCCCTTGCCTTGCTGATGGCGAGTCCGTTGCACCGGATATTTTCCGCCTTGTTTGCGGGCGTATCCCTGTTTTTTCTCGGCGTGGAAACGGGAGCCGTGTACGGCATTCCGCCCGTCGTACTGGGCATCACCTGCGTACTTTGGCTGAACGAATTTCACTACCCTCAGCACCGCAACGCCCTGAAGTGTATCGCCATGGGACTGACCCTCGGGCTGTTGATCATGCAGTACCTGATCCGTTTTCCCGAGCTGGTGGAAGACAGCCTCTCGATCGCCTGGTTACCCCACTGGCTGGGCGAGTGGCTGACCGGCGCCACGCTTGGCTATCTGGCCTACCGGGTGATCCGCGTGAACCAGATGGAGCTGACGGGACGCGCATTGATTATCAGTGCGGTCACCTTGGTGCTTCTTTGTCTGGCCTCATCTTATGCTTTCGGTCTGACTCAGGGCGCGGCGCTGATTGCGCTGGGGTTTGCCATCAGCCACCGGATCGTGATGGGGCTTGGCATACTCTCTCTGCTGTTTTCCATTTCCACCTACTACTACCGCCTGGACCTGACCCTGCTGGAGAAATCCTTCACTTTGCTGACTCTCGGGCTGTTTTTTCTCGCTGTACGCTATGGTTTGAATCGTTGGTCGGCCAGCCACTCTGGAGACGTAACCGATGCGTAG
- a CDS encoding DUF2157 domain-containing protein gives MDTARRQLDHLIEQGALAPADYQRAATLLGLYPSLPRWQRFLDHLLLWLSALALGFALLFFIAYNWTELGHLGRFALVELALLIAVSAYAWKGGRGLVAKAALFAAALAVGGLLALFGQTYQTGADPWQLFFTWSLMILPWALIARLPALWVLVIGLWNLAALLYHGTFGSVWILTGETSLAWALLVINALSLTGWELAARRLTWLDTGWPQRLIAAGVGMAATLLVLIGSSDTLVSGELLIYALVLAAIYGVYRHLKPDLFMLAGGCLSVIVVIDGLFIAHTDLQEDSVFFLLSALTIGSTTALVKWLIHLNRLMHHDPEH, from the coding sequence ATGGATACGGCGCGCCGACAATTGGATCATCTGATTGAGCAGGGGGCGCTCGCTCCTGCTGATTACCAGCGCGCGGCCACGTTGCTCGGCCTCTATCCTTCCCTGCCCCGCTGGCAACGTTTCCTCGATCATCTTCTGCTTTGGCTCAGCGCGCTGGCGCTTGGCTTTGCGCTGCTGTTTTTTATTGCCTACAACTGGACCGAGCTGGGTCATCTGGGCCGGTTTGCGCTGGTTGAGCTGGCGCTGCTGATCGCCGTGAGCGCTTATGCCTGGAAAGGTGGACGAGGGTTGGTGGCGAAAGCGGCGCTGTTTGCGGCGGCATTGGCGGTGGGCGGTTTACTGGCCCTGTTTGGTCAGACCTATCAGACCGGCGCGGACCCCTGGCAGCTGTTTTTTACCTGGAGCCTGATGATTCTGCCCTGGGCGCTGATTGCCCGGTTGCCCGCGCTCTGGGTATTGGTGATCGGGCTTTGGAACCTCGCCGCCCTGCTCTATCACGGTACCTTCGGCTCCGTCTGGATTCTGACCGGGGAAACCAGCCTGGCCTGGGCGCTGCTGGTCATCAACGCCCTGAGTTTGACCGGGTGGGAGCTGGCGGCGCGCCGATTGACCTGGCTCGACACCGGCTGGCCTCAGCGCCTGATTGCCGCCGGCGTCGGGATGGCGGCCACCTTATTGGTTCTGATCGGCAGTTCGGACACCCTGGTCAGTGGCGAGCTACTGATCTACGCCCTGGTGCTGGCGGCCATTTACGGCGTTTACCGGCACCTCAAACCCGACCTGTTTATGCTCGCCGGCGGCTGCCTCTCGGTGATTGTGGTCATCGACGGCTTGTTCATTGCCCACACCGATCTTCAGGAAGACAGCGTCTTTTTTCTGCTTAGCGCCCTCACCATCGGCTCGACCACAGCCCTGGTGAAGTGGCTGATTCATCTGAACCGGCTTATGCACCATGACCCAGAACACTGA
- a CDS encoding metallophosphoesterase family protein: protein MPRFLHTADWQIGRQYSRFAEEDASILADARFTAIETLAALATEQAVDAVLVAGDVFDAQTVSDRTIHRTFQAMASFSGPWLLLPGNHDAALAESVWSRAQRLNAVPDNVDLLLTPEVRVYQDLGFAVLPAPLTQRQTYNDLTEWFDRADTPEGLLRIGLAHGSVEGQLAEEIDSTNPIAADRAVTARLDYLALGDWHGYKTIDARTRYSGTPEQERFKDNGAGQALIVDIERPGTEPRVQPHTIGQFQWIKHQSTLAVASDIERLMSELDALPPRSVVALTLDGEVDLAGYQSLLQYFSAAEARHRSFQAHLSGLNLVPTEDDIAALHADGYVGEVIGELRERQEGQSEDADTARTALAILAGMLRENGTTSESERTESEQ from the coding sequence ATGCCCCGCTTTCTCCACACCGCCGACTGGCAAATCGGCCGCCAATACAGCCGTTTCGCCGAAGAAGACGCCTCTATTCTGGCGGACGCCCGCTTTACCGCCATCGAGACGCTGGCCGCGCTGGCCACCGAACAGGCTGTCGATGCCGTGCTGGTCGCCGGGGACGTGTTCGACGCCCAGACCGTCTCGGACCGCACCATCCATCGCACCTTTCAGGCCATGGCCAGCTTCTCCGGCCCCTGGTTGCTGCTACCCGGCAACCACGACGCCGCCCTGGCGGAGAGCGTCTGGAGCCGGGCCCAGCGCCTGAACGCGGTACCGGATAATGTGGACCTCTTGCTGACACCGGAGGTCCGTGTCTATCAGGACCTGGGCTTTGCCGTGCTGCCCGCGCCCCTGACCCAGCGGCAGACCTACAACGACCTCACGGAATGGTTCGATCGTGCCGACACCCCCGAAGGCCTGCTGCGCATCGGCCTGGCTCACGGCAGTGTCGAGGGCCAACTGGCCGAGGAAATCGACTCCACCAACCCCATTGCCGCCGACCGGGCCGTCACCGCCCGGCTGGACTATCTCGCTCTGGGGGACTGGCACGGCTACAAAACCATCGACGCCCGCACCCGCTACAGTGGCACCCCGGAGCAGGAGCGATTCAAGGACAACGGCGCTGGCCAGGCTTTAATTGTCGATATTGAGCGGCCCGGTACCGAGCCCCGGGTGCAGCCCCATACCATCGGCCAGTTCCAGTGGATAAAGCATCAGAGCACCCTGGCCGTGGCCAGCGATATCGAACGGTTGATGAGCGAGCTGGATGCACTGCCGCCGCGCTCGGTGGTGGCCCTGACTCTGGACGGCGAAGTGGACCTGGCCGGCTATCAATCGCTACTGCAATACTTCAGCGCCGCCGAGGCGCGGCATCGCAGCTTTCAGGCCCATCTGTCCGGCCTGAACCTGGTACCCACCGAGGACGATATCGCCGCACTGCACGCCGACGGTTATGTGGGCGAAGTGATTGGCGAGCTGCGCGAGCGGCAGGAGGGTCAGAGCGAAGATGCTGACACCGCCCGCACGGCCCTGGCGATACTGGCCGGCATGCTGCGTGAAAACGGCACGACTTCCGAGAGCGAACGGACGGAGAGCGAACAATGA